Below is a window of Deltaproteobacteria bacterium DNA.
TCCGGGACCGCTTCGAGATTGGCCACGCCTTGGGGCTCGACCCCATGCGCATCCGGGTTGTCGCCCCTTTTTTGGGCGGTGGGTTCGGAGGCAAGGACGGCTCCACGGTCCAATGCCTCCTTGCCCTGGCCGCCCTGCACGCCGACGGCCAGCCGGTCAAGATGGTCTGGGGCAGGGAGGAGAGCTTCCAGGCCGGGTACACCCGTCACGCCGCCCGAATGCGCTACGAACTGGGAGCCGGTTTGGACGGGACCCTCATGGCCCTGTCCTGCCGCCTGACCCTGGACACCGGGGCCTACGCCCACCTGGGCGGTGAGGTCCTGGCCCTGGCCGTCGAACACGCCGCAGGCCCCTACCGCATTCCCAACGTCCACATCGAGGGCCGGGCCGTGTACACCAACAATCCCGTGGCCGGAGCCATGCGCGGCTTCGGCGTGGCCCAAGTGGCCTATGCCATGGAACGGATGATGGACCTTCTGGCCGCCAGACTGGAAATCGACCCTTTGGAACTGCGGCGCAATAACGCCCTGCACCGAGGGGACCGCAACGCCTGCGGTGTGACTCTGACCGGGTCCACCGGCATGGTCGATTGTCTCACGGCCGTTGCCGATCATCCCCTTTGGCTGAGTCGAAAACAATGGACAGCCCAGACCCCTCGGTTCAAGCGCCGGGGAGTGGGCCTGGCCGCCGTGCACAACGCCATGGGCTACGGCCGGGGCCTGGCCGACTCGGCCATCGCCCGGGTGGAGCTGACCGAGCGGGGAACGATTCGCGTCTTCAGCGGGGTGACCGACATGGGCCAGGGCAACGCCACGGCCTATGCCCAGATTGCCGGCCAGATCCTCGGCCAGGACGACTCCATGATCGACGTTGTCCAGCCGGACACATTCCAATCACTGCCCTCGGGCTCCTCGGCCGCCGGACGGACCACCTACACCTTTGGTAAAGCCCTGATCACAGCCTGTGAAACCCTTCGAGCCAAGCTCTTTGCCCGGGCCGCCCTGATGCTCATGCTCGAAGGGCCCGACGACCTGGCCATGGTTTCCGGCGCGGTCCGCCATCTGCCCACGGCTCGGGATCTCCCCCTGCCGGTTCTGGCCCGGATGTTCACCGAGGCCGACCGGACGGCCATTGCCGAGGCCTTCATGCCCGTGGCCAAGGACAATCTGACCTCGGGCAAGGAATTTCGCATCGGTTTTCCTCATCTCCTGT
It encodes the following:
- a CDS encoding xanthine dehydrogenase family protein molybdopterin-binding subunit, which translates into the protein MKPSSPRRAGPKQPLEIGRSVPRIDGLAKAVGAERYAVDEHPENLLWAGVKRAGAAHARILAVDTARAEALPGVFKILTRKDVPGTNRQGIVHKDQPVLAGSVVRYPGDPLALVLAETKDALARALDLIETRLEPLPAVFDPDQALKPGAPLVHEGRPKGNLLLGSTITTGQGRAALKDCPARIRAEFSVPAQRHGFLETENGVARQDESGLIHLTVSTQAPFRDRFEIGHALGLDPMRIRVVAPFLGGGFGGKDGSTVQCLLALAALHADGQPVKMVWGREESFQAGYTRHAARMRYELGAGLDGTLMALSCRLTLDTGAYAHLGGEVLALAVEHAAGPYRIPNVHIEGRAVYTNNPVAGAMRGFGVAQVAYAMERMMDLLAARLEIDPLELRRNNALHRGDRNACGVTLTGSTGMVDCLTAVADHPLWLSRKQWTAQTPRFKRRGVGLAAVHNAMGYGRGLADSAIARVELTERGTIRVFSGVTDMGQGNATAYAQIAGQILGQDDSMIDVVQPDTFQSLPSGSSAAGRTTYTFGKALITACETLRAKLFARAALMLMLEGPDDLAMVSGAVRHLPTARDLPLPVLARMFTEADRTAIAEAFMPVAKDNLTSGKEFRIGFPHLLFAHAAHAAFVEVDELTGQVEVEHYLAATEAGRVINPQSFDQQVQGAVAQGLGYALSEDMKFQEGRVRADSLATYVMPTSLDVPDIVSLPCQVEEPSGPFGLKGVGEVGMNGPLPAVANALASCGIDVRHAPLTPERVLEALAGKKPRRKQ